The Macaca fascicularis isolate 582-1 chromosome 11, T2T-MFA8v1.1 genomic sequence CTTTTCCCGGCCACCCAAGGATGTACAAGACCCCCCGTCGTCCAAGAGGCAAAACTGAAGTCAACCTAACAGCCCATTAAAGAGGCTTCCTGGGGGGCCAGGGGCTGAGGGTGGACAGCTGAGGACCAGCCTCCACCCTGCACTGAGGGATAGAGAATTCCGGGAAGGCTGCCTGAAGGAGACAGCCTTGATACCTTGAAGGATTCAGCTATGGTTTGTCCGTCACACATTTATTGCCAGCACTGTGCCTGTAGTTGGGATActgcagtgaacaagacagagcCCACCCTGGAAAGTGGCCACAGGGGAAGGCAAGAGAGGACGGCTGGGGGGTTACTTGTCACTAGAAGGAAGCTTCTCGGTCCACACAGTCCCAAAGAAGGGTCTGCCCTTGGGCCCACAAAACCCATCCCAGCCCTCACAGGCTGAGCCTCACCCTGGGTTTTCCCAGAGAGGTGCCCCAGAAGACCCAAGCTGCCCCGAGTCAGAGGAGCAGCAGGAAACAGCCTCAGGAATCTGTCACTCTTCAGTACTCCTCCCTTAGAATGTCCACTTCCTGTTTGGTGACCATGGCAACCAGAAGACAATGGCGGTGCGTGTGGGGTGGGGGAACTCCGTCTTCCTTGGGTATGTGGGGAGGAGACTCCAGTGACCAGGAGAAGCGGGGAGAGCCATGGGAGACGTTAGAGGGACCCAGATAAGATGGGGGACAGGAAAAAGGAGAGAATCTCTCTCAAGTAAATGGCCTCCTTCCCTGGACCTCGGCTGAAATGTGGCTGGAATGTGACCAGGCTTCATtcgaggagggaggaaagaggtgGCTCCACTTGCCAGTCTGCTTGGCCCCAGGCTGCTTTTGTCCTGTTTGGGTGGCCAGGGTTCCTTCCCTGAAGATCCCCATCCCCAGGGGTCTCCGAGGAAGCCCAGAGCTGTGGAATGCGGTCTGGGCACTCAGGGGAGGCCCAGGAGAGACCGTGGAGGCTGGGGTATTGCCAAAACAGATGGCAGAGGGAGCTAAGGGAGGAAGCTGTGCAGGGTGAGGTCATCCCCGTCACGGTCCTCCCCGGGCTCTGGCGTCAGGCCCTGGCTCTTGGCCTTGGGCAGGCCCCCATTGGCTAAGGCGGAGGGCCCCTCACCCCCATCAGGCAACAGGGACGAGATGCAGACCATCTCGGTGGGGGAGTAATTACGCACGGGGTACATGTGGCCCTTGCGGGAGAGGCGGACTGCCAGCACCACAGTGCACACGAGGAAGATAGTGGCCACCAGTGCCAAGATTAGGATGCCCAGCAGGCACTGCTTCACAGAGATGTGGTCTGGGGACCCCACTGGGTGGTTGATGGACAAATTGCTGGCTGCCATGGGAATGCCCTTGTGAGTAACAGAGGACACAgaaaagggtatgaacagacccTTTTTGGTAGTAGGTTCCATGGACAGGGCCTCTGTGGCATTGGGTTCTGTGGACAGGGCCTCTGTGGCTGCCAGTGGAGTGGTCTGTGCCTCTGTGGCTATGGGTTGAGTGGTCTGTGCCTCTGTGGTTGCCGGAGGAGTGGTCTGTGCCTCTGTGGAGGCTGGTGCAGTGGTCTGTGCCTCTGTGGCTATGGGTTGAGTGGTCTGTACCTCCGTGGCTGCTGGTGGAGTGGTCTGTGCCTCTGTGGCTGCCGGTGGAGCACTCTGTGTCTCCGTGGCTGCTGGTGGAGTGGTCTGTGCCTCTGTGGCTGCCAGTGGAGTGGTCTGTGCCTCTGTGGTCGCCAGTTGAGTTGTCTGTACCTCTGTGGCTGCCAGTGGAGTGGTCTGTGCCTCTGTGGCCACCAGTTGAGTTGTCAGTGCCTCTGTGGCTGCCAGTGGAGTGGTCTGTGCCTCCGTGGCCGCTGGTTGAGTGGTCTGTGCCTCCATGGCCGCTGGTTGAGTGGTCTGTGCCTCCGTGGCTGCTGGGTGAGTGGTCTGTACCTCCATAGCTGCTGAATCCATGGACAGGgtccccatgttggccagctcCATGGTCAGCTCTGTGACTGACCCTCCTGTATCCAGGCCAGTAGAATGCCTTGCAGCAGGCTCCACAGTGGTAGACTCAGGGTTTCCAGGCCCAGTCAGAGAAGTGGTGTTGGTGCTGTTGCTCAGTATTTCTGGAGGCTCCGTTTCTGGCAAGAAATCATAATCCAGGTACTCATATTCGGTGGCCTGTCTCCGGTTCCGGGCAAGCAGGGGACCCAAGGCTTTCTTGGCTTCATCTGCCCTGGTGTCCCATAGCTGCAAGCTGCTGCCAGGGCCCAGTAGGATCAGCAGCAGGAGGAGTTGCAGAGGCATGACACCTGGGGGGAGACAACGGGTGGTGGGACATCAAGACAGCTTCACCCTTGGGCTTAGCAAGCATCCTAGACCACCACCCTCTACTGCCGCAGCTGGAAGCATGTCTGGTCTGGAGCAGGGGCTGGGGATTTAGGCATCCCTGACATGCCTGGGATGGAGAAGACCCTCAGCCAGTAGcagttgttattattactaatcAACATGAATAAAGCCATCCAGGAGGGCCCTCTAACTTCTAGATGTGCATAGAAATTGATTTGCCTCCCTCTCCATTTTGGTTAAGCCACTTTATTTGTGGACAAGACAATCCATTGGAGTGTAGAAATAATTAGTGCTTTGCTTCTAATTCTATTAACTTTTCAtgtcactccttttttttttttttttttttttgagatggagtcttgctctgtcacccaggctggagtacagtggcgctatctcagctcattgcaacctctgcttcccgggttcaagtgattctcctgcctcagcctcctgagaagctgggattgcaggcatgcaccaccacgctcagctaatttttgtatttttagtagagatggggtttcaccatgttggccaggctggtctcgaactcctggcttcaagttatccacccaccttggccttccacagttctgggattaccggcatgagccactgtgcccggcctcatgtCACTCCTTCTTAATTTCAAgtattgtattatttataatgTATCATAAGAgtaaagtaggccgggcgcggtggctcaagcctgtaatcccagtactttgggaggccgagacgggcggatcacgaggtcaggagatcgagaccatcctggctaatatggtgaaaccccgtctctactaaaaaaaaaatacaaaaaactagccgggcgaggtggtgggcgcctgtagtcccagctactcgggaggctgaggcaggagaatggcgtaaacccgggaggcggagcttgcagtgagttgagatccggccactgcactccagcctgggcgacaaagcgagactccgtctcaaaaaaaaaaagagtaaagtagTACCTGCATAGAATTCATAAATAGATTAATTGCCCGCTTATGAAGTCCATAAGCAGAAGAGTTTGGAAACCACAGACCTCCCAGATACAGCTGCTTATTGGACCTTTGAGGCCTCTTGGAGTCTGATTCTTCCTGCTGCCCCCTCTCCCTGCCCACTGCCACGCCACCTCTAcatgtctctcttcctccttctcctatCTTGCTTCCACCCTCCCATAACCCTTGCCAGTCCTCAGAGTCTCAGTTTGTCTCATTCCTTCTCAATATCTTGGCTTGGTCCCATTTGCTTTGGTGTTGTTCTCATCTACACAATGCACAACAGGGATGACGGTGCCTACTTCATAGCctattgtgaggataaaatgaaggGATGCATGCAAGACCCTTAGCACTTTGTTTGCATGATAACCTCTCAGCAAAGGTTGGCTGATTTTGTTCTTTCAGTCAACCTGCACTGTAAGTCTTCAAGGGCCCAGAGCCATTCAATTACACTCTCCATGGCCAGGAGAAAACTCAAATCTTTTCAGAACAGCCCTGCTCTCAGGGAGCTTATGGTCACTGAGTGTGCCTGTGGGTAAGACCACTGTCTATTCAGAGACTCTACATTGTCCTCCCGACTAGGTAGCCAGAAAAGACAGCGCCTCTCATTTGGCCATCTCATTGACCTTTCTTCTTGGCATTGTGAACACCTGTGCTTTCTTGtttgctctctctcccctcaTGCTCTCCTTGGCACTGGCTGGTGTTTACAGAATTCAAAATTCTGTGCTGAGAATCCTATGGTGAGTGACAGCCACTTTCTGGGGCAGGATTCAGATATTCCTGCATTCCCTGGACATAACGCCCTTCAGCAGCACACAACCCTCAGAATAGTGTCTGATGCAGAGTGGGCATTCAAGAATGGCACCTGGACAATTTCCAGTCTCTTCCCTTGTACTTCATTCACATGATCTGGAGGAAGGAGCAGTTGCTCATCATTCCTCAGGTGACTATAACTCACTCACGGGCTcctcaccttccaggttcaatcTGATCTCTTTCACATGCTAGTTAGAATTatgttggtttcttttctttttttttttttttgagacagagtctcgctctgttgcccaggatggagtgcagtggcatgatctcggttcactgcaacctccacctcctgggttcaagcaattctccttcctcagcctcccaagtagctgggactacaggtgcacacaactatgcctagctaatttttgtatttttagtagagacagggtttcgccatgttggccaggctggtctcaaactcctgacctcaagcgatctgcccgcctcggcctcccaaagtgctgggattacagggcgtgagccaccacaccaggcctatgTTGGTTTCAAATATGCAAATCTGATCACATCTTAAactaatttatttccatttatttattgacttgttttagagacagagtctcactttgttgcccagtctggagtgcagtaatgcaattatagctcaccgcagcctcgacctcctgggctcaagtgatctcacttcagcctccagagtagtagggactacatgcacatgccgccatatccggctaatttttaattttttttgtagagacggggtcttgctatgttgtccagactggtctcaaactcctggcctcaagcaatcctcctgcctcggcctctcaaagcactgacattacaggcatgagccactacacccaacccacatcttaaaataatttcttaggccaggtgcagtggctcacgcctgcgatcccaactctttgggaagccaaggcagatggatcacctgatgtcaggagttcaagactagcctggccaacatggtgaaaccctgtctctaccaaaaacacaaaaattagccgggcatggtggtgctccctgtaattccagctatttgggaggccgaggcaggagaattgcttgaacctgggaggcagaggttgcagtgagcctagatcacaccactgcactccagtctgggagacaagaaaaaaactctgtctaaaaaataaaaataaaaataatttcttaaaccAAACTTTACGATATTTGCACCAGAGACATCTGGCCCTcacaattatccccattttaccaaGGACGACACTGAGGTTaagagaagtgaagtgacttgcccaaagacaCACAGCTGGTGAGAAGTCAAGATCAGATTGAAACCCAGTGACGTTTGGGAAGCCATCAGGAGAGACCTGACCTCGCTGAGGAGACAAAAGGCTGGGCTTGTGGACTTGGGTGGAAGACGGAGGGCAGAGTAAGAAAAAGGAGGAGCTTGAAGCCTACGTCCCCCCGAAAGGCCCGCCACATGTTTACCAGGTGCCATGCAGGGCACAGGGTTGAAAGCATAGACTGTGGGGTCAAAAAGGATGTTCAAGTCCTAGCTCTGTCCCTTACAAGCTGTATGACCTTGACGCAGATGCttgcctctctgagcttcagttttcccatctgtcaaatggggataagAAACAGTGTCCATCTCATAGGGCTGTTGAGAGAGTGCAACAAGGGGCTGGATTCAAAAGTTCTAGGctggtgggcgtggtggctcatgcctgtaatcccaggactttgggaagccagggcaggtagatcacttgagcccatgagtttaagaccagcctgggcaacatagtgagattcccatctcgacacaaatagaaaaattaggccaggcatagtggctcacacctgtaatctcaggactttgggaggccaaggcgggtggatcacttgagttcaggagttccagaccaacctgggcaacatggtgaaaccccgtctctacgaaatacaaaaaaattagccaggagtggtggtgtgcccctgtagtcccagctactcgggaggctgagatgggagaattgcctgagcctagggagatcgaggctgcagtgagctgtgatcgtgccactgcactccagcctgggtgacaaagcaagaccctgtctcaaaaataaatttaaaaatttttaaatagaaaaattaaccaggcatgatgatgcacgcctatagtctcagctactggggaaacTAAtgcgggaggatcgcttaagcctgggaggttgagactgcagtgagctgagattgtaccactgccctccagcctgggcaacagagtgagaccctgtctcaaaacaaaacaagaaaacaaaagttcCAGGCTTAcggtaggtgcttaataaatgtaaacacacacacacacacacacacatacacttttgCCTCCCAGTTTGCCTTCAGAGCAGCAGAGTTTCTTTGGGGTAGAGTTCCTATGTGGGGGAAGAATCTACGGCCCAACCTTGGCCGCACTTTCCCGGGGACAGGGACTTTAGGAAGAAGCCACTAGCCTAGAGACATATTTCATACTTAGGAGCACACTCACAACCACCAACCCCCACTTGGGCAGTTCTCTATTCCTGGAAGGCAAAGCCCTCAGCCACTTCCTGGAGGCAGAGAAGGTGGGGGCAAGGTTGCAAGGCCTGGTCCCCCTGGTTCCTGGCCGGACTTGTAGCAGCCCGGAGGCTGGGAGAATAACACGGAAACATGGAGGGCGCTGGGGCCCAGTTCTTTGGGTAGGCTGTCACTGTCACCGACCCCTCCTCTACACCCATCCTGACAGCTTCCTGCACCCAGAGACAGCTGGggtggaggagaggctggggccTGAGTCCCACATTTGCCCCCACTTAGCGGCAGGTTGCTTCaccctctctaagcctcagtttcctcattgtaaAACAAGCgatattgcttaaaaaa encodes the following:
- the SELPLG gene encoding P-selectin glycoprotein ligand 1 isoform X1 → MAVGASGLEGDKMAGVMPLQLLLLLILLGPGSSLQLWDTRADEAKKALGPLLARNRRQATEYEYLDYDFLPETEPPEILSNSTNTTSLTGPGNPESTTVEPAARHSTGLDTGGSVTELTMELANMGTLSMDSAAMEVQTTHPAATEAQTTQPAAMEAQTTQPAATEAQTTPLAATEALTTQLVATEAQTTPLAATEVQTTQLATTEAQTTPLAATEAQTTPPAATETQSAPPAATEAQTTPPAATEVQTTQPIATEAQTTAPASTEAQTTPPATTEAQTTQPIATEAQTTPLAATEALSTEPNATEALSMEPTTKKGLFIPFSVSSVTHKGIPMAASNLSINHPVGSPDHISVKQCLLGILILALVATIFLVCTVVLAVRLSRKGHMYPVRNYSPTEMVCISSLLPDGGEGPSALANGGLPKAKSQGLTPEPGEDRDGDDLTLHSFLP
- the SELPLG gene encoding P-selectin glycoprotein ligand 1 isoform X2; its protein translation is MPLQLLLLLILLGPGSSLQLWDTRADEAKKALGPLLARNRRQATEYEYLDYDFLPETEPPEILSNSTNTTSLTGPGNPESTTVEPAARHSTGLDTGGSVTELTMELANMGTLSMDSAAMEVQTTHPAATEAQTTQPAAMEAQTTQPAATEAQTTPLAATEALTTQLVATEAQTTPLAATEVQTTQLATTEAQTTPLAATEAQTTPPAATETQSAPPAATEAQTTPPAATEVQTTQPIATEAQTTAPASTEAQTTPPATTEAQTTQPIATEAQTTPLAATEALSTEPNATEALSMEPTTKKGLFIPFSVSSVTHKGIPMAASNLSINHPVGSPDHISVKQCLLGILILALVATIFLVCTVVLAVRLSRKGHMYPVRNYSPTEMVCISSLLPDGGEGPSALANGGLPKAKSQGLTPEPGEDRDGDDLTLHSFLP